Part of the Streptomyces sp. NBC_01460 genome, CCGTCCGCACTGTCCTGGAACTCCGTGGCGAGCTTCTTCCCGTCCCCCACCGCGAGCACCGTGTACGGCGGCACGAGCGGCCTGTTGTCGACCAGTATGGCGTCGCCCGCCGCACGGATCGCCGAGAGGGCCGTCAGCCGCTGCCCGTTGATGGCCACGGCCTCGGCTCCGGACTGCCACAGACCGTTGACCACACGCTGCATGTCCCGGTCACGCACCCGCCCGGTGTCGGCGAAGCCGGTGGACTCGCGGGGCCCGCCACCGCCCTGGTCGGTGTCCTCGGCGTCGTCCACCACCAGCTTGATGCCGGGGCCCTCGACGGGGGTCGCACCGGACAGCAGGGCCACCAGGGCGCCCTGGTCCCCGCCGTGCTTCTCCAGCGCCTTGCGCTGCCGCTCGCCGACATCCTTGCGCAGCTCGTCGACCTCTGCCTGGAGCGTGTCCGCCGTGGAGGTCTCCGCGTTCACGCGGTCGATGAGCTCCTCGCGCTCCTTGGCGACGACCGGAGCCGCCACCTGCGCCTCGGCGGCACCGAGTGTCACGACGAGCGCTGCCAGCACCAGCCCCGCGGCGAGGCCCAGCTTCGCCTTCAGGGTGCGCGGCATCCCGTCGCTGCCTTCGGACCGACGGCGCGCCGAGGCCTCGGCGTATCCCTCGTCGAGGCTGTGTTCCATCACCGTGGTCAGCAGCGACATGGACGCGTCGGGGCGAGGACGCGGCGGGGCGCTACTCCGATCGGGGGGCGGCTGCGACATGCCGCACATCGTCGCACGTCATGCCTGCTGCCGCCGAATGGGCCCACCGCTGTCCCGGAAGCCGGTGGAACACGGCTTCCGGGACAGCGGTCACCTGCTCAGTCTCCCGCGCTGTCCACGACCGCCGCCCATTCGTCGAGCAGCGCCTGTGCCGAGGCGTCGTCCGGTCCCTCGGCCCACAGGTGGGTGACCGCCTCCGCCCGGTCGGGCAGCACCATGACCCAGCGGCCGTCGGTCTCGACCACGCGGACTCCGTCCGTGGTGTCCACGCTGCGGTCCCCCGCCGCCTCCACGACCCGGCGCATGACGAGCCCCTTGACCGCCCACGGCGTGGCGAGGTCGCGGCGCAGCACGTGGGCCCGCGGGATGCGGGCGTCGATCTGGCTGAGGGTGAGCTGTGTCCGGGCCACGAGGCCGATGAGCCTGACGAAGGCCGCCGCACCGTCGAAGACGCTGCTGAACTCGGGGACGATGAATCCGCCTCGGCCGTCGCCCCCGAAGATGGTGGCGTCCTCGCGCCCCACCCGGGTCAGGTCGTCGGGAGACGTGGTCGTCCACTCGACCTGCGTACCGTGGTAGGCCGCGACCTGTTCGGCGACCCGGGTCGTCGTCACCGGCAGGGCGACCCGCCCGCTCCTTCGCTCGGCGGCCACGAGGTCGAGCATGACCAGAAGGGCCCTGTCGTCCTCGATGATCCGCCCCCGCTCGTCCACGAGGGACAGCCGTTCACCGACCGGGTCGAACCGGACGCCGAAGGCCGCCTGCGCGGACGCGACGATCTCGCCGAGGCGCACCAGCCCGGCTCGCCGCGACTCGGCGGACTCGGTCGGCCGGGACTCGTCGAGCCCGGGGTTGATCGTCAGCGCGTCCACACCGAGGCGTCCGAGGAGACTCGGCAGAACGAGCCCGGCGCTGCCGTTGGACGCGTCCACGACCACCTTGAGGCCCGCGTCGGCGATGCCACTCGTGTCGACGTTGCGAAGCAGCGAGCCGGTGTAGGAGTCGAAGACGCTCGACGGGAAGTGGAGATCGCCGATCTCACCGGGGAAGGCCCGGCGGAATTCCTGACGGGCGTAGACGCGGTCCAGCTTCTTCTGACGCGCCTGGGAGAGATCGGCTCCCCGCTCGTCGAAGAACATGATGTCGACCGAGTCGGGCACCCCCGGAGACGTACGGATCATGATCCCGCCGGCGCTTCCCCGTGCCGTCTGCTGACGGGCCACCGGCAGCGGCACGTTCTCCAGGTCGCGGACGTCGATGGCGCTGGCCTGGAGAGCCGAGATGACGGCTCTCTTCAGGGCACGTGCACCACGGGAGTGGTCGCGGGCGGTCGTGACCGTCGCGCCCTTCTTCAGCGTCGTCGCGTAGGCGCCGGCGAGCCGGACGGCGAGTTCCGGGGTGATCTCGACGTTCAGGATCCCCGTGACACCGCGGGCGCCGAAGAGGTGCGCCTGCCCTCGCGACTCCCAGATGACCGAGGTGTTCACGAAGGCGCCGGCTTCGATGGTCTTGAACGGGTAGACCCGGACGTTGCCCTGAATGATCGATTCTTCGCCGACCAGGCACTCGTCGCCGATGACGGCGCCGTCCTCGATGCGTGACGCCCGCATGATGTCGGTGTTCTTACCGATCACACAGCCGCGCAGGTTGCTGTGCTCGCCGATGTACACGTTGTCGTGCACGACTGCCCGGTGCAGGAAGGCACCGGTCTTCACGACGACGTTGGAGCCGATGACGGTGTGCTCACGGATCTCGGCGCCTGCCTCGATCTTCGCGTAGTCACCGATGTAGAGCGGCCCCCGCAGTACCGCGTCGGGATGGACCTCGGCGCCTTCCGCCACCCAGACCCCGGGCGAGATCTCGAAGCCGTCCAGCTCCACGTCGACCTTGCGCTCCAGCACATCGGCCTGGGCCTTCACATAGCTCTCGTGCGTGCCCACGTCCTCCCAGTAGCCCTCTGCGATATAGCCGCAGATCAGCTTGCCTTCCTTCATGAGCTGCGGGAACACGTCACCGGACCAGTCCACGGAGGTGTCGGCCTGGACGTAGTCGAAGACCTCGGGCTCCATGACGTAGATGCCCGTGTTCACCGTGTCCGAGAAGACCTGGCCCCAGGTGGGCTTCTCCAGGAAGCGCTCCACCTTGCCCTCTTCGTCCACGATCGTGATCCCGAACTCAAGGGGATTCGGGACCCGGGTCAGGCACACCGTGACAAGTGCGCCTTTCTCCTTGTGGAAGGCGATGAGGTCCGTCAGATCGAAGTCGGTGAGGGCGTCGCCGGAGATGACCAGGAAGGTGTCGTCCTTCAGGGCCTCCTCGGCGTTCTTCACGCTTCCCGCGGTACCGAGTGGCTTCTCCTCGTTGGCATAGCTGAGCTCCATCCCGAGTTCCTCGCCGTCGCCGAAGTAATTCTTGACGAGAGAGGCGAGGAACTGGACGGTGACAACGGTTTCGTTGAGCCCATGCCGTTTGAGCAGCCTCAGCACATGCTCCATGATCGGCCGATTGGCCACGGGCAGGAGCGGCTTGGGCATGCTTGAGGTCATGGGGCGAAGGCGGGTGCCTTCACCGCCTGCCATCACGACGGCCTTCATGTCGGAAACGTCCTCCTAAAGAGACGACGGTCTAGCCGACTTCACCCGTCGGGGCAACACCACAGCATCCGGTGCGGGCCGGCGACACTGCACGGCTCCACAACAACGAGCTAATCGGCTACTTCATCCGCCTTGACCAGACGGCGGACTTGGACCACATACAGGATCCCTGCCCACCAATAGAGGGTTGTACCCCATCCAGCGAACGCCCATCCGAAAATGGTGCCCAGTGAAGCAAGCCAACCACTTCCGTCGCTGAGCAGCAACAAGGGGAAGGCGTACATCAGATTGAAGGTTGCAGCTTTGCCGAGGAAGTTCACCTGGGGCGGCGGATAGCCGTGCCGGCGGAGGATTCCCACCATGACGAGCAGCATCAGCTCACGGGCCAGGAGAGCGGCCGTGAGCCAGAGGGGCAGGACCTCCCGCCAGGTGAGCCCGACGAGGGTCGACAGAATGTAGAGCCGGTCGGCAGCCGGGTCCAGGAGCCGGCCGAGACTGCTGATCTGGTTCCATCGACGGGCGAGCTTGCCGTCGAGGTAGTCACTGACACCACTCAGCATCAGAACCAGCAGGGCCCAGCCATCGCTGTTGGGCCCGCCGAACACGGGGCGAAGAATCAGCCACAGGAAGAGCGGTACGCCGACGAGACGAGCCATGCTGAGGATGTTGGGGATGGTGAGTACTCGGTCCGTCTGAACTCGAGTCTCCTGGACCTCCACCCGGGGGCCTCCATGTGAAGAACGTGCCAATGATGCCCCCTGACCCTACCCTCAGCATCCGAGCGTCGGTGCACAGGGGTACGGGCGGACCGGCCCGGAACGCAGAAAAGCCCCGTGCCACAAGGGCACGGGGCTTTCCCGGAATAATTGTTCGGCGGCGTCCTACTCTCCCACAGGGTCCCCCCTGCAGTACCATCGGCGCTGAAAGGCTTAGCTTCCGGGTTCGGAATGTAACCGGGCGTTTCCCTAACGCAATGACCACCGAAACACTATGAAATTAACCAACACCGGGCAAAAACACGGCCGTTCGTTATTTCAGAACTAACACAGTGGACGCGAGCAACTGAGGACAAGCCCTCGGCCTATTAGTACCAGTCAGCTCCACCCGTTACCGGGCTTCCACATCTGGCCTATCAACCCAGTCGTCTACTGGGAGCCTTAACCACTCAAGGTGGTGGGAATACTCATCTCGAAGCAGGCTTCCCGCTTAGATGCTTTCAGCGGTTATCCTTTCCGAACGTAGCCAACCAGCCATGCCCTTGGCAGGACAACTGGCACACCAGAGGTTCGTCCGTCCCGGTCCTCTCGTACTAGGGACAGCCCTTCTCAATATTCCTACGCGCACAGCGGATAGGGACCGAACTGTCTCACGACGTTCTAAACCCAGCTCGCGTACCGCTTTAATGGGCGAACAGCCCAACCCTTGGGACCGACTCCAGCCCCAGGATGCGACGAGCCGACATCGAGGTGCCAAACCATCCCGTCGATATGGACTCTTGGGGAAGATCAGCCTGTTATCCCCGGGGTACCTTTTATCCGTTGAGCGACAGCGCTTCCACAAGCCACTGCCGGATCACTAGTCCCGACTTTCGTCCCTGCTCGACCCGTCGGTCTCACAGTCAAGCTCCCTTGTGCACTTACACTCAACACCTGATTGCCAACCAGGCTGAGGGAACCTTTGGGCGCCTCCGTTACTCTTTAGGAGGCAACCGCCCCAGTTAAACTACCCATCAGACACTGTCCCTGATCCGGATCACGGACCCAGGTTAGACATCCAGCACGACCAGAGTGGTATTTCAACGGCGACTCCACAACCACTGGCGTGGCTGCTTCAAAGTCTCCCACCTATCCTACACAAGCCGAACCGAACACCAATATCAAACTATAGTAAAGGTCCCGGGGTCTTTCCGTCCTGCTGCGCGAAACGAGCATCTTTACTCGTAGTGCAATTTCACCGGGCCTATGGTTGAGACAGTCGAGAAGTCGTTACGCCATTCGTGCAGGTCGGAACTTACCCGACAAGGAATTTCGCTACCTTAGGATGGTTATAGTTACCACCGCCGTTTACTGGCGCTTAAGTTCTCAGCTTCGCACACCCGAAAGTGCACTAACCGGTCCCCTTAACGTTCCAGCACCGGGCAGGCGTCAGTCCGTATACATCGCCTTACGGCTTCGCACGGACCTGTGTTTTTAGTAAACAGTCGCTTCTCGCTGGTCTCTGCGGCCACCCCCAGCTCACCGAGTAAATCGGATCACCAGTGATGGCCCCCCTTCTCCCGAAGTTACGGGGGCATTTTGCCGAGTTCCTTAACCATAGTTCACCCGAACGCCTCGGTATTCTCTACCTGACTACCTGAGTCGGTTTAGGGTACGGGCCGCCATGAAACTCGCTAGAGGCTTTTCTCGACAGCATAGGATCATCCACTTCACCACAATCGGCTCGGCATCAGGTCTCAGCCTTAATGTGTGACGGATTTGCCTACCACACGGCCTACACCCTTACCCCGGGACAACCACCGCCCGGGCTGGACTACCTTCCTGCGTCACCCCATCGCTTACCTAGTACAAGTCTGGTTCGTCGGCTCCACCACTACCCTCAACTCCGAAGAGATCGGGCCGGCTTCACGGACTTAGCATCGCCTGATTCAGTATTGGGCGTTTCAAAGCGGGTACCGGAATATCAACCGGTTGTCCATCGACTACGCCTGTCGGCCTCGCCTTAGGTCCCGACTTACCCTGGGCAGATCAGCTTGACCCAGGAACCCTTAGTCAATCGGCGCACACGTTTCTCACGTGTGTATCGCTACTCATGCCTGCATTCTCACTCGTGAACCGTCCACAACTCGCTTCCGCGGCTGCTTCACCCGGCACACGACGCTCCCCTACCCATCCACACAGGCGTTGGCCCTATATGTGTGAATGACACGACTTCGGCGGTACGCTTGAGCCCCGCTACATTGTCGGCGCGGAATCACTTGACCAGTGAGCTATTACGCACTCTTTCAAGGGTGGCTGCTTCTAAGCCAACCTCCTGGTTGTCTCTGCGACTCCACATCCTTTCCCACTTAGCGTACGCTTAGGGGCCTTAGTCGATGCTCTGGGCTGTTTCCCTCTCGACCATGGAGCTTATCCCCCACAGTCTCACTGCCGTGCTCTCACTTACCGGCATTCGGAGTTTGGCTAAGGTCAGTAACCCGGTAGGGCCCATCGCCTATCCAGTGCTCTACCTCCGGCAAGAAACACACGACGCTGCACCTAAATGCATTTCGGGGAGAACCAGCTATCACGGAGTTTGATTGGCCTTTCACCCCTAACCACAGGTCATCCCCCAGGTTTTCAACCCTGGTGGGTTCGGTCCTCCACGAAGTCTTACCTCCGCTTCAACCTGCCCATGGCTAGATCACTCCGCTTCGGGTCTAGAGCGTGCAACTCAATCGCCCTATTCGGACTCGCTTTCGCTACGGCTTCCCCACACGGGTTAACCTCGCTACACACCGCTAACTCGCAGGCTCATTCTTCAAAAGGCACGCAGTCACGACTGCATGTGCAAGCACATACAGCGACGCTCCCACGGCTTGTAGGCACACGGTTTCAGGTACTATTTCACTCCGCTCCCGCGGTACTTTTCACCATTCCCTCACGGTACTATCCGCTATCGGTCACCAGGGAATATTTAGGCTTAGCGGGTGGTCCCGCCAGATTCACACGGGATTTCTCGGGCCCCGTGCTACTTGGGTGTCTCTCAAACGAGCCGTTGATGTTTCAGCTACGGGGGTCTTACCCTCTACGCCGGACCTTTCGCATGTCCTTCGCCTACACCAACGGTTTCTGACTCGTCTCACAGTCGGCAGACTATGAAAAAGAGATCCCACAACCCCGCATGCGCAACCCCTGCCGGGTATCACACGCATACGGTTTGGCCTCATCCAGTTTCGCTCGCCACTACTCCCGGAATCACGGTTGTTTTCTCTTCCTGAGGGTACTGAGATGTTTCACTTCCCCTCGTTCCCTCCACACTGCCTATGTGTTCAGCAGCGGGTGACAGCCCATGACGACTGCCGGGTTTCCCCATTCGGAAACCCCCGGATCAAAGCTTGGTTGACAGCTCCCCGGGGACTATCGTGGCCTCCCACGTCCTTCATCGGTTCCTGGTGCCAAGGCATCCACCGTGCGCCCTTAAAAACTTGGCCACAGATGCTCGCGTCCACTGTGCAGTTCTCAAACAACGACCAGCCACCCATCACCCCGCCCAAACAGGCGAGTTCACTGGGGCCGGCAACCGAAGATCCAGACTCAACGAGCCCGTACCTTCAGATACCCAACAGCGTGCCCGACCCGACCAACCCGATCCTGTTTTCCACGCCGAAGCAGTACTCACAGAACCGTGCTCATCGTGCCGAATAATCAACGTTCCACCCATGAGCAACCACCGTCGAACATTTGCCGACGTAATGGTCTCTGGATTCCCCGAAGGAAACCTAGATGCTCCTTAGAAAGGAGGTGATCCAGCCGCACCTTCCGGTACGGCTACCTTGTTACGACTTCGTCCCAATCGCCAGTCCCACCTTCGACAGCTCCCTCCCACAAGGGGTTGGGCCACCGGCTTCGGGTGTTACCGACTTTCGTGACGTGACGGGCGGTGTGTACAAGGCCCGGGAACGTATTCACCGCAGCAATGCTGATCTGCGATTACTAGCAACTCCGACTTCATGGGGTCGAGTTGCAGACCCCAATCCGAACTGAGACCGGCTTTTTGAGATTCGCTCCGCCTCGCGGCATCGCAGCTCATTGTACCGGCCATTGTAGCACGTGTGCAGCCCAAGACATAAGGGGCATGATGACTTGACGTCGTCCCCACCTTCCTCCGAGTTGACCCCGGCAGTCTCCTGTGAGTCCCCATCACCCCGAAGGGCATGCTGGCAACACAGAACAAGGGTTGCGCTCGTTGCGGGACTTAACCCAACATCTCACGACACGAGCTGACGACAGCCATGCACCACCTGTATACCGACCACAAGGGGGGCACCATCTCTGATGCTTTCCGGTATATGTCAAGCCTTGGTAAGGTTCTTCGCGTTGCGTCGAATTAAGCCACATGCTCCGCTGCTTGTGCGGGCCCCCGTCAATTCCTTTGAGTTTTAGCCTTGCGGCCGTACTCCCCAGGCGGGGAACTTAATGCGTTAGCTGCGGCACCGACGACGTGGAATGTCGCCAACACCTAGTTCCCAACGTTTACGGCGTGGACTACCAGGGTATCTAATCCTGTTCGCTCCCCACGCTTTCGCTCCTCAGCGTCAGTAATGGCCCAGAGATCCGCCTTCGCCACCGGTGTTCCTCCTGATATCTGCGCATTTCACCGCTACACCAGGAATTCCGATCTCCCCTACCACACTCTAGCTAGCCCGTATCGAATGCAGACTCGGGGTTAAGCCCCGAGCTTTCACATCCGACGTGACAAGCCGCCTACGAGCTCTTTACGCCCAATAATTCCGGACAACGCTTGCGCCCTACGTATTACCGCGGCTGCTGGCACGTAGTTAGCCGGCGCTTCTTCTGCAGGTACCGTCACTTTCGCTTCTTCCCTGCTGAAAGAGGTTTACAACCCGAAGGCCGTCATCCCTCACGCGGCGTCGCTGCATCAGGCTTTCGCCCATTGTGCAATATTCCCCACTGCTGCCTCCCGTAGGAGTCTGGGCCGTGTCTCAGTCCCAGTGTGGCCGGTCGCCCTCTCAGGCCGGCTACCCGTCGTCGCCTTGGTAGGCCATTACCCCACCAACAAGCTGATAGGCCGCGGGCTCATCCTTCACCGCCGGAGCTTTTAACCCCGCCCCATGAGGGACAGAGTGTTATCCGGTATTAGACCCCGTTTCCAGGGCTTGTCCCAGAGTGAAGGGCAGATTGCCCACGTGTTACTCACCCGTTCGCCACTAATCCACCCCGAAGGGCTTCATCGTTCGACTTGCATGTGTTAAGCACGCCGCCAGCGTTCGTCCTGAGCCAGGATCAAACTCTCCATGAATGTTTTCCCGTAATCGGGAGAGCACCATAGAAGAGCGGGACGACCGATCCGGAATAGGGATGGTCGTCCACAGCGTCCTCGCTGATGTTGCCTACCCGCCACATGGGCCGGTAGGACTTCAAAGGAACCACCAACCCACCGAAGTGGGCCGGGGTATCAACAAATTTGGCGTTGATTTTTGGCACGCTGTTGAGTTCTCAAGGAACGGACGCTTCCTTCGGTCCCGTTTCACCGGGGCCCTCCGGGCGCTTCCCTTCGTTCTTACGTTTCCGACTCTATCAGACTCTTTCGTGTCCGATTCCCGGCCGAAGCGGGTTCCTGCTGTTTCGCTTTCCAGTTCTTCGCTTTCGCGTTTCCCTTTCCGGCGAGTCCGACTCTATCAGGCCTTTTCCCTTTCCCTTGACCACGGTCTCGCGAGCATGCGAG contains:
- a CDS encoding DUF881 domain-containing protein gives rise to the protein MSQPPPDRSSAPPRPRPDASMSLLTTVMEHSLDEGYAEASARRRSEGSDGMPRTLKAKLGLAAGLVLAALVVTLGAAEAQVAAPVVAKEREELIDRVNAETSTADTLQAEVDELRKDVGERQRKALEKHGGDQGALVALLSGATPVEGPGIKLVVDDAEDTDQGGGGPRESTGFADTGRVRDRDMQRVVNGLWQSGAEAVAINGQRLTALSAIRAAGDAILVDNRPLVPPYTVLAVGDGKKLATEFQDSADGQYLQALHESFDIRTSLSEQEKVRLPAAPSLIVRTAEPQAADTGSGAADTGKGTS
- a CDS encoding CDP-alcohol phosphatidyltransferase family protein, coding for MEVQETRVQTDRVLTIPNILSMARLVGVPLFLWLILRPVFGGPNSDGWALLVLMLSGVSDYLDGKLARRWNQISSLGRLLDPAADRLYILSTLVGLTWREVLPLWLTAALLARELMLLVMVGILRRHGYPPPQVNFLGKAATFNLMYAFPLLLLSDGSGWLASLGTIFGWAFAGWGTTLYWWAGILYVVQVRRLVKADEVAD
- a CDS encoding mannose-1-phosphate guanyltransferase — its product is MKAVVMAGGEGTRLRPMTSSMPKPLLPVANRPIMEHVLRLLKRHGLNETVVTVQFLASLVKNYFGDGEELGMELSYANEEKPLGTAGSVKNAEEALKDDTFLVISGDALTDFDLTDLIAFHKEKGALVTVCLTRVPNPLEFGITIVDEEGKVERFLEKPTWGQVFSDTVNTGIYVMEPEVFDYVQADTSVDWSGDVFPQLMKEGKLICGYIAEGYWEDVGTHESYVKAQADVLERKVDVELDGFEISPGVWVAEGAEVHPDAVLRGPLYIGDYAKIEAGAEIREHTVIGSNVVVKTGAFLHRAVVHDNVYIGEHSNLRGCVIGKNTDIMRASRIEDGAVIGDECLVGEESIIQGNVRVYPFKTIEAGAFVNTSVIWESRGQAHLFGARGVTGILNVEITPELAVRLAGAYATTLKKGATVTTARDHSRGARALKRAVISALQASAIDVRDLENVPLPVARQQTARGSAGGIMIRTSPGVPDSVDIMFFDERGADLSQARQKKLDRVYARQEFRRAFPGEIGDLHFPSSVFDSYTGSLLRNVDTSGIADAGLKVVVDASNGSAGLVLPSLLGRLGVDALTINPGLDESRPTESAESRRAGLVRLGEIVASAQAAFGVRFDPVGERLSLVDERGRIIEDDRALLVMLDLVAAERRSGRVALPVTTTRVAEQVAAYHGTQVEWTTTSPDDLTRVGREDATIFGGDGRGGFIVPEFSSVFDGAAAFVRLIGLVARTQLTLSQIDARIPRAHVLRRDLATPWAVKGLVMRRVVEAAGDRSVDTTDGVRVVETDGRWVMVLPDRAEAVTHLWAEGPDDASAQALLDEWAAVVDSAGD